A stretch of Aspergillus nidulans FGSC A4 chromosome VI DNA encodes these proteins:
- a CDS encoding MBL fold metallo-hydrolase (transcript_id=CADANIAT00010479) has protein sequence MVELPSSTNTVSVSVIDPGVRLDLPASWFVVPQIKGHDRLIVPSYSFLINHPSGQKILFDLSLRTDFENLAPAVAQRLTDPTKPAKITAPGDVSKILVENGVQLDEISAIIWSHFHFDHTGNPLLFPQSTTLVVGPGFTTSHGPGYPAKPDSPVLSSDWRGRKLQEMDFDNDPNGTLSIGKFKAIDYFGDGSFYLLHTPGHCPDHMCGLARVRPDSFVLMGGDFAHHPGAFRPTELNPIPDIVRPNPLPRNPRYASICPGDIFESLGHQPGNTCNPFYRPTEEFNHDLDQCNATIEGLGEFDENDDVLVVIAHDHSLLPIFTGEEDGDQGWLFPKRSLDSWKEADLKNRGMWRFLGDFEEAVADV, from the exons ATGGTTGAGCTGCCGTCTTCCACAAACACCGTCTCCGTCTCGGTCATTGACCC CGGCGTGCGTCTCGACCTGCCGGCATCCTGGTTCGTCGTGCCGCAGATCAAGGGCCATGACCGGCTCATAGTCCCGTCATATTcgttcctcatcaaccaccCCTCGGGCCAGAAGATCCTCTTCGACCTCTCTTTACGGACTGACTTTGAAAACCTTGCCCCAGCAGTCGCTCAACGTCTGACAGACccaaccaagccagcaaaAATCACCGCTCCCGGCGATGTCTCTAAAATCCTTGTCGAAAATGGCGTGCAGCTAGACGAGATTAGTGCCATCATCTGGTCTCACTTCCATTTCGACCATACGGGCAATCCCCTCTTGTTCCCGCAGAGCACGACTCTTGTTGTCGGACCGGGCTTCACCACCAGCCACGGCCCCGGGTACCCGGCGAAGCCAGATTCTCCTGTCTTGTCATCTGACTGGCGGGGACGAAAACTGCAGGAGATGGACTTTGATAACGACCCAAATGGGACCCTTTCTATTGGAAAGTTCAAGGCGATAGACTATTTTGGTGACGGCAGCTTTTACCTTCTGCACACGCCCGGGCACTGTCCGGACCATATGTGCGGTCTTGCACGAGTCCGGCCTGATTCTTTCGTGTTGATGGGAGGT GACTTCGCGCATCATCCTGGCGCGTTCCGTCCAACAGAGCTCAATCCCATACCGGACATAGTCCGGCCAAACCCGCTCCCAAGGAATCCTCGCTATGCGAGCATCTGTCCAGGCGATATATTCGAGTCGCTAGGTCACCAGCCTGGTAATACCTGTAATCCGTTTTATCGACCTACGGAAGAGTTCAATCACGATCTAGACCAATGTAACGCCACCATAGAAGGGCTCGGTGAGTTTGACGAGAACGACGATGTCCTGGTCGTCATCGCCCACGACCACAGTCTCTTGCCAATTTTTactggcgaggaagatggcgatCAGGGTTGGCTTTTCCCCAAGCGTTCCTTGGATTCGTGGAAAGAGGCGGATCTTAAGAACAGGGGGATGTGGCGCTTCCTAGGCGATTTCGAggaagctgttgctgatgtATGA
- a CDS encoding hexokinase hxkB (transcript_id=CADANIAT00010480), protein MTVINEEAISLPILKEINNIKNQFKVDTVSLKHITDHFVRQLEDGLARYDGEIPMNVTWVPSFPTGHETGRYLAIDMGGTNLRICDVTLTEEKGAYTIEQDKYRLPIHLRKGKGVELWEFIAAKLEDFLAKHKLAREDGEKLPLAFTFSYPVTQDHIRHGVLQRWTKGFDISGVEGEDVVAHLEEVFEKRNVPVRLVALVNDTVGTLIASAYKNPAIKIGSIFATGCNAAYMEKVSRIPKIADHGSEFESDALVSINCEYGAFDNAHKVLPMTRFDEEIDQTSARPGQQAYEKMVAGMYMGELLRLLLLHLHESSGFFTDAEIDRLRGYGTMDSASLSRMEAGGSEAERMSDAKCILKDLYGIEATDEEARVCCLLGEIVCTRAARLYACGIAALCRKQGISECAVGVDGSTFEKYSQFRERAVDALGEILDWPEGQQLVKLVTAEDGSGVGSALIGAITLNQ, encoded by the exons ATGACAGTCATTAACGAGGAAG CCATCTCTTTACCAATTCTAAAGGAGATAAACAACATCAAGAATCAGTTCAAAGTTGATACTGTCTCCCTTAAACATATCACCGACCATTTTGTCCGCCAGCTCGAAGACGGGCTCGCACGCTATGATGGCGAGATT CCAATGAACGTGACATGGGTCCCCTCGTTTCCAACAGGCCATGAAACAGGCCGGTACCTTGCCATTGACATGGGCGGCACAAATCTGCGAATCTGCGATGTGACCCTGACCGAGGAAAAGGGCGCGTATACGATCGAGCAGGACAAATACCGGCTTCCAATCCATCTGAGGAAGGGCAAAGGGGTTGAATTATGGGAGTTCATTGCAGCAAAACTCGAGGACTTTCTCGCTAAACACAAGCTGGCCAGAGAGGATGGGGAAAAACTGCCGCTGGCCTTTACCTTTTCGTACCCAGTCACACAGGACCACATCCGGCATGGGGTCCTGCAACGGTGGACAAAGGGTTTTGATATATCCGGTGTTGAGGGGGAGGATGTCGTCGCACATCTGGAGGAGGTGTTTGAGAAGAGGAATGTGCCCGTTAGGCTTGTGGCACTGGTGAATGATACAGTCGGCACTCTCATCGCGTCTGCCTACAAGAACCCAGCTATCAAGATCGGCAGCATCTTTGCGACGGGGTGCAATGCCGCCTATATGGAGAAGGTGTCGCGAATCCCCAAGATTGCAGATCACGGCTCCGAGTTCGAGAGCGACGCCCTCGTCTCTATCAACTGCGAATACGGCGCTTTTGATAACGCACACAAGGTCCTCCCCATGACGCGGTTTGACGAAGAGATTGATCAGACCTCTGCAAGGCCCGGGCAACAGGCCTACGAGAAGATGGTAGCCGGGATGTACATGGGCGAACTACtgcggctcctcctcctccacttGCACGAGTCCAGTGGGTTTTTCACCGATGCCGAGATTGACCGGCTACGAGGCTATGGCACGATGGATTCTGCGTCTCTGTCGCGAATGGAAGCGGGAGGATCCGAGGCAGAGCGGATGAGTGACGCCAAGTGTATATTGAAGGACTTGTATGGGATTGAGGCGACCGACGAAGAGGCAAGGGTTTGCTGCCTCTTGGGGGAGATTGTGTGCACTCGTGCAGCGAGGTTATATGCATGCGGTATTGCAGCATTGTGCCGGAAACAGGGCATCAGCGAGTGTGCCGTCGGAGTCGACGGGTCGACTTTTGAGAAGTACTCGCAGTTCCGCGAACGTGCGGTCGATGCCCTGGGCGAGATTCTGGACTGGCCTGAAGGGCAACAGCTTGTGAAGCTGGTCACGGCAGAGGACGGGTCTGGAGTAGGGTCTGCTCTGATTGGGGCCATCACACTGAATCAATAG
- a CDS encoding endonuclease/exonuclease/phosphatase family protein (transcript_id=CADANIAT00010481), producing the protein METITAQAIRDMAALRKPPAPWTLDEPYPQSYYSFNPTTSAWVSKTPSTAAEQSSPHAGAVAAIALYTWNIDFMLPFAAARMRPALAHLHELIRDLHQNIAPVIFLQECTPSDLGTIAATPWVQDHFHVTDLEPTNWATSQYGTITLISKRVPIVSVFRVHYSHTRMDRDALFVDITIGHEKRMRLCNSHLESLALDPPYRPLQMQLIAKYMHQDDINAAVAAGDFNAIQPIDRTLHTDQNLKDAFLEFGGKEDTPEGYTWGQQAATAQREQFGCSRMDKVYFCGCLKLLKVDRFGEGVLVEGDEERRQIVGLGFEKPWVTDHLGVMAVFDVGLTMDSQL; encoded by the coding sequence ATGGAAACGATTACAGCCCAGGCCATTCGGGATATGGCGGCTCTTCGGAAACCGCCGGCTCCATGGACACTAGATGAGCCGTATCCCCAGTCTTACTACAGCTTCAACCCCACAACATCTGCCTGGGTCTCCAAAACACCATCTACCGCGGCCGAGCAGAGCAGCCCGCATGCTGGGGCTGTCGCCGCCATTGCACTCTACACCTGGAATATCGACTTCATGTTACCTTTCGCGGCAGCCCGTATGCGGCCGGCTCTTGCTCATTTGCACGAACTCATCCGTGATCTCCACCAAAATATCGCCCCTGTGATTTTTCTCCAAGAGTGCACTCCTTCTGACCTGGGGACCATCGCTGCAACCCCCTGGGTGCAAGACCATTTTCACGTGACGGATCTTGAACCAACCAATTGGGCTACCTCGCAGTATGGCACAATCACGCTGATCAGCAAGCGCGTACCCATTGTGTCTGTCTTTCGCGTGCATTACTCTCACACACGCATGGACCGCGATGCGCTTTTCGTGGACATCACAATTGGACATGAGAAGCGGATGCGCCTCTGCAATTCGCACCTAGAATCGTTGGCCCTCGACCCTCCCTACCGCCCATTGCAGATGCAGCTGATCGCGAAATACATGCATCAAGATGACATAAAcgctgctgttgctgcaggaGATTTCAATGCTATTCAGCCAATTGATAGAACACTGCATACGGACCAGAATCTCAAGGATGCATTTTTGGAATTTGGTGGGAAGGAAGACACCCCTGAAGGATATACATGGGGCCAGCAAGCAGCAACCGCCCAGCGCGAACAGTTTGGGTGTTCGAGGATGGATAAGGTCTACTTCTGCGGGTGTCTCAAGTTGTTGAAGGTTGATAGGTTTGGTGAGGGGGTGCTGGTGGAAGGGGACGAGGAGAGACGGCAGATTGTGGGTCTGGGATTCGAGAAGCCCTGGGTCACAGATCATCTTGGTGTCATGGCCGTATTTGATGTCGGGCTCACCATGGATTCGCAACTCTAG
- a CDS encoding F-box protein (transcript_id=CADANIAT00010482), whose product MSVIAKLFQSSDVVPTGLIIRDGFNIARYRTAGEPEIATWDYTGDQDDEPAIECLVLEECRKNSCTLALRHPKERGDDDAVHDPDFEPVEMDFSNDPYECDSEYESADAMSVSESEEENEECSDRKVYEDFLSRTIDRPHQLRGEPVGAFAYSTAVKMDTLVPITSGELPDNYDPEGLEHLPGAACGEANAYSGAAISLAEMRGCRTAQFLVHKSCALGGWQPDGLHEAWEMTEDWFLSGVCDGMISRDCGYPTVWPARGGLEKVASDNVNFDPEHFDSNKLAMPFHPWCFDTFSRQSKALFNRVNVSGLMKWRNAECSYEAFFEFPRIADVFEAQEQFWRHVPGQEYLSANPLYVPGLPALLRAAERNDTTGYETASVSASFFQTNRLASLPLDVRLHIIDFLESADILRLRVVSKAFAQLPNSVWHRLVRGEMPWLWEAWDDSEIDHTPSPWTTMTANEVKFFNQTRKRYHKVLRNESTTVDTTVEHLLPRPILETESVNLTKANTNWHTVYTTIKRNWACLKGLRNRKRIWEDVAEIIRRIQKYDEQ is encoded by the exons ATGTCTGTCATTGCGAAGCTATTTCAGTCTTCTGATGTCGTTCCAACAGGGTTAATTATAAGAGATGG CTTCAATATCGCTCGATATCGAACAGCGGGAGAACCTGAAATAGCCACCTGGGATTACACAGGGGACCAGGACGATGAGCCGGCAATTGAATGCCTTGTGCTAGAGGAGTGCCGTAAAAACAGCTGTACCCTCGCTCTCCGGCATCcgaaagaaagaggagatgatgatgcggtCCATGATCCAGACTTCGAGCCGGTAGAGATGGACTTCAGCAACGATCCGTATGAATGCGACTCAGAGTATGAATCTGCCGATGCCATGAGTGTCTCggagagtgaagaggagaatgaaGAGTGCAGTGACAGGAAGGTGTACGAAGATTTCCTGTCGAGGACTATTGACCGACCGCATCAATTAAGAGGCGAACCAGTTGGTGCCTTTGCCTACTCGACAGCCGTTAAGATGGACACTCTGGTTCCAATAACATCAGGCGAATTGCCAGATAATTACGACCCCGAAGGTCTCGAGCACCTCCCCGGCGCTGCCTGTGGCGAAGCAAACGCATACTCCGGCGCAGCAATCTCCCTTGCAGAGATGAGGGGATGTCGCACCGCCCAGTTCCTCGTCCACAAAAGCTGTGCTCTGGGTGGTTGGCAGCCTGATGGACTCCACGAGGCGTGGGAGATGACGGAAGATTGGTTCCTTTCGGGAGTCTGCGATGGGATGATATCGCGTGATTGTGGCTACCCTACTGTCTGGCCTGCGCGAGGGGGGCTTGAAAAGGTGGCATCTGATAATGTCAATTTTGAT CCTGAACATTTCGACTCAAATAAGCTTGCAATGCCTTTTCACCCGTGGTGCTTCGACACCTTTTCCCGCCAGTCAAAGGCACTATTTAACAGGGTGAATGTATCGGGTTTGATGAAATGGCGAAATGCTGAGTGTAGCTATGAAGCGTTCTTTGAATTCCCGCGTATCGCGGATGTCTTCGAGGCGCAGGAGCAGTTTTGGCGACATGTGCCAGGGCAAGAGTATCTGTCTGCCAATCCACTCTATGTGCCTGGCTTACCAGCGTTGCTTCGAGCTGCTGAGCGGAATGACACGACAGGCTATGAAACGGCTTCGGTCTCAGCGTCCTTCTTCCAGACAAACAGACTGGCTTCTTTACCCTTGGATGTGCGCCTCCATATAATAGACTTTTTGGAGTCCGCCGATATCCTGAGACTCCGAGTGGTGTCAAAGGCGTTTGCGCAACTGCCCAACAGTGTGTGGCACCGTCTCGTTCGCGGAGAGATGCCGTGGCTATGGGAAGCTTGGGATGATTCTGAAATCGACCAtaccccttctccttggacAACGATGACCGCAAATGAGGTTAAGTTTTTCAACCAGACCCGAAAACGCTACCATAAGGTATTGCGTAATGAGTCTACCACGGTTGACACAACGGTTGAGCATTTACTTCCTCGTCCCATTCTGGAGACGGAATCGGTCAATCTCACAAAGGCAAATACCAACTGGCACACGGTATATACGACTATTAAGCGCAACTGGGCCTGCCTCAAGGGACTGCGCAATCGTAAGCGGATCTGGGAAGATGTTGCGGAGATTATCAGACGCATCCAGAAATATGATGAGCAGTAA